One Bacillus sp. 1780r2a1 DNA segment encodes these proteins:
- a CDS encoding DNA/RNA non-specific endonuclease, whose amino-acid sequence MEKKGKEVERVWNVESVQGVSRGTVKDNIIKEIKEIDFGKHIIRGKNGKKQLLPNAKYVTNDDYKYTTDELGRIVHVEAPELILKKADRNKYAQANVGDKDRLSDDDGGHLIGAQFNGPADIDNLVPQNSQINRRGGVWYNMETEWANALKGVPPKNVSVNIKPIYSSNSMRPDSFTIRYQIEGKRQVRLVIQNKSGG is encoded by the coding sequence GTGGAGAAGAAGGGTAAAGAGGTTGAGCGCGTTTGGAATGTTGAGAGTGTTCAGGGTGTTTCTAGGGGGACAGTTAAAGATAATATTATAAAGGAAATAAAAGAAATTGATTTCGGAAAACATATAATAAGAGGTAAAAACGGAAAAAAACAGTTACTTCCAAATGCAAAGTATGTAACTAATGATGATTATAAATATACTACCGATGAACTTGGGCGTATAGTCCATGTTGAGGCTCCTGAACTTATATTAAAAAAGGCTGATAGAAATAAATATGCACAAGCGAATGTAGGAGATAAAGATAGATTATCAGATGATGATGGTGGTCATTTAATAGGAGCTCAATTTAATGGCCCTGCGGATATAGATAATCTTGTACCACAAAATAGTCAGATTAATAGGAGAGGTGGAGTTTGGTATAATATGGAGACAGAATGGGCAAATGCATTAAAAGGGGTGCCTCCTAAGAATGTCTCCGTTAATATTAAACCAATTTATTCAAGTAACTCAATGCGACCAGATTCATTTACTATAAGATATCAAATTGAAGGAAAACGACAAGTAAGGTTAGTGATACAAAATAAATCAGGAGGTTGA
- a CDS encoding ankyrin repeat domain-containing protein: MDEKSLNKTIRNAIKVGDINEVKRLIGDNPESLHSMTPFGTWLHVAAKKGNFGIVEYLIHKGIDVNTKGDIFDASPLRVAAGAGHMEIVKYLIESGAELDVSLAKRNPLFGAIYGGHKEVAEFLVEKGIDISIRYTGENIKNMDAYEYARQFGQTEIAEYLKQKMEEKE, encoded by the coding sequence ATGGATGAAAAAAGTCTAAATAAAACCATAAGAAATGCTATTAAGGTTGGTGATATTAACGAAGTAAAGCGTTTAATAGGTGATAATCCAGAATCTTTACATTCAATGACACCATTTGGTACGTGGTTACATGTTGCAGCAAAGAAAGGGAATTTTGGGATAGTAGAATATCTAATCCATAAAGGAATTGATGTTAATACAAAAGGTGATATATTTGACGCTTCTCCTTTAAGAGTGGCTGCTGGAGCGGGGCATATGGAGATAGTAAAGTATTTAATAGAGTCTGGTGCAGAATTAGATGTAAGTTTAGCAAAAAGAAATCCGTTATTTGGAGCAATTTATGGCGGGCATAAAGAAGTAGCTGAGTTTCTAGTTGAAAAAGGAATAGATATTTCAATTAGATATACTGGAGAGAATATTAAGAATATGGATGCATATGAATACGCTAGACAATTTGGGCAAACAGAAATCGCTGAATATCTAAAGCAGAAGATGGAGGAAAAAGAATAA
- a CDS encoding T4 RnlA family RNA ligase has product MASWNPVLQLVTEIKRKYVASFGLDTYDFKTWIAKLGKQEYHDIFDCLHINQKDEFMLIRYDLTEVQQQMWEDPNSIYRECRSVVIDVKREELVLTPFRKFFNLNEVEENQLERIAEKFRSAQTVEVANKLDGSMQNARWYNGQLFVAGSMALDARDSWRLAEGYAMLTESYVRMIQSRPDLTFIFEYISKKDAHVVVYEEKNEGMHLIGARSVETGEHLPYHKLIELADHCEIKVVDLEQKTLEQLLVEMKQVRSNEKEGWVINVDGHYVKVKCDDYVNMHRLLDRVSSVNVIIEAIANEAFDDLVSKIPDSYKERVNNVANLIFTYLKKTKQQINEWYAKAPKKTQKEFMIWVEQNVPQHIKPYVRSEYLDVKYNLLKKGKLGYKKMSELGYREFVSETKEGE; this is encoded by the coding sequence ATGGCTTCTTGGAATCCAGTTTTACAGCTAGTCACAGAGATTAAAAGAAAGTACGTAGCTTCGTTTGGCTTGGATACATATGATTTTAAAACGTGGATTGCAAAGCTTGGCAAGCAGGAGTATCACGATATATTTGACTGTTTGCATATAAATCAAAAAGATGAGTTTATGCTCATTCGCTACGACTTAACGGAAGTTCAACAGCAAATGTGGGAAGATCCCAATTCAATTTACCGAGAGTGTCGCAGCGTTGTGATTGATGTAAAAAGAGAAGAGCTGGTGTTAACGCCTTTTCGCAAGTTTTTTAACTTAAATGAGGTGGAGGAAAATCAGCTAGAGAGGATTGCTGAGAAATTTCGTTCAGCACAGACTGTTGAAGTAGCCAATAAGCTGGACGGTTCGATGCAAAATGCGCGTTGGTATAATGGTCAACTTTTCGTAGCGGGAAGTATGGCGCTTGATGCAAGAGATTCTTGGCGATTGGCTGAAGGCTACGCGATGCTGACTGAAAGCTATGTTCGTATGATTCAGTCTCGTCCGGATTTAACGTTCATCTTTGAGTACATTTCCAAAAAAGATGCTCATGTTGTGGTGTATGAAGAAAAAAATGAAGGCATGCATTTAATTGGAGCAAGGAGCGTAGAAACGGGTGAGCACCTCCCTTATCACAAGCTAATTGAGCTAGCCGACCACTGCGAGATTAAAGTAGTTGATCTGGAACAAAAAACGTTAGAACAGCTGCTTGTAGAAATGAAGCAGGTAAGATCAAACGAAAAAGAAGGTTGGGTTATAAACGTAGACGGTCACTACGTAAAGGTTAAATGCGATGACTATGTGAACATGCACCGCTTATTAGACCGAGTTTCGTCTGTGAACGTCATTATTGAAGCCATTGCGAACGAAGCGTTTGATGATTTAGTGTCAAAGATTCCAGATAGCTACAAAGAGCGAGTGAATAACGTCGCAAACCTTATTTTTACCTATTTAAAAAAGACAAAACAACAAATTAATGAGTGGTACGCAAAAGCTCCCAAGAAGACGCAGAAAGAGTTTATGATTTGGGTAGAACAAAATGTTCCTCAGCACATTAAGCCGTATGTGCGAAGCGAGTATTTAGATGTGAAATATAACTTGCTGAAAAAAGGCAAGCTTGGCTACAAGAAAATGTCAGAGTTAGGGTACCGTGAATTCGTTTCAGAAACAAAAGAAGGTGAGTAA
- a CDS encoding AAA family ATPase: MENKLGELIMLVGLPGSGKSTLAEELRATKKYVHLSSDNIRQELTGDVNNQDENRRIFEVMNERAMELLKSGQHVIYDATNVHRKRRKHLITQVFKASKKKAYYLNEHIDEVKSRNQQRSRVVKEESINRMYKSVHIPVENEGWDEVVYVSAKERQLNEHKEACEKLFIQYLPHDQLFSELARYIPDFNAIIDLPQDSKYHSFSVSRHTYYVYQYIQEHYSGPNKLVLLWAALFHDLGKGTCKSFVNYKGEETKYASFIGHDYVSSQLAAYWLTVLGYEDELVKHVSALTQFHMYPMDIGDKKLKELNELLGAELFHQLMILHEADIQAK; encoded by the coding sequence ATGGAAAATAAGCTCGGGGAATTAATTATGCTGGTGGGTCTTCCCGGAAGTGGGAAATCCACATTAGCTGAAGAACTAAGGGCCACTAAAAAATATGTTCACTTATCTTCTGATAACATCAGACAAGAGCTGACGGGTGATGTGAATAATCAAGACGAAAATAGAAGGATATTTGAAGTGATGAATGAGCGAGCCATGGAGCTCTTAAAAAGCGGTCAGCATGTGATATATGATGCGACAAACGTTCATCGCAAACGGAGAAAGCATTTGATTACTCAAGTGTTCAAAGCAAGTAAAAAAAAAGCGTACTATTTAAATGAACATATTGACGAAGTGAAATCACGCAATCAACAACGTTCGAGAGTGGTGAAAGAGGAATCTATTAACAGGATGTATAAAAGTGTTCATATTCCTGTTGAAAACGAAGGTTGGGACGAAGTGGTCTATGTTTCAGCTAAGGAGCGTCAACTTAATGAACATAAAGAAGCTTGTGAAAAGCTTTTTATCCAGTACTTGCCCCATGATCAGTTATTTTCAGAACTAGCGCGCTATATACCAGACTTTAACGCGATTATTGATTTACCGCAAGACTCAAAGTATCACAGTTTTTCTGTTAGTCGACATACGTATTATGTTTATCAGTATATACAAGAGCACTATTCAGGCCCTAACAAGCTGGTTCTTTTGTGGGCAGCCCTGTTTCATGATCTCGGAAAAGGGACGTGTAAGTCGTTTGTGAACTACAAAGGAGAAGAAACAAAATATGCGAGTTTTATCGGTCATGACTATGTTTCTTCCCAGCTGGCAGCTTATTGGCTGACGGTGCTTGGGTACGAAGACGAGCTCGTTAAACATGTGTCTGCACTCACTCAGTTTCATATGTATCCGATGGATATAGGCGATAAGAAGCTAAAGGAATTGAATGAGCTCCTTGGAGCGGAGCTTTTTCATCAGCTCATGATTTTGCATGAGGCAGATATACAGGCTAAATAA
- a CDS encoding DUF1851 domain-containing protein, with translation MEKYLKDFKLHKKVPSEIIEKYMQLVPNEIIDLWSNYGFGTFMQGYFKSLNPEEFKEILGESSQRYKDSVVLFATGMGDLVIWSDGYVRLLNYRYGVVKTIMFTFEFFFQNINDLEFRDEDLSWQPYPEALKQYSELDYDECFGYTPLLGLGGAEKVENLKKVKLKEHILIITEFMGPVQ, from the coding sequence ATGGAAAAATACTTAAAAGATTTTAAATTGCATAAAAAAGTTCCGAGTGAAATCATTGAAAAATATATGCAACTGGTACCAAACGAAATTATAGATTTATGGAGTAATTATGGATTTGGTACATTTATGCAAGGGTATTTTAAAAGTTTAAATCCAGAGGAATTTAAAGAGATTTTGGGAGAGAGTAGTCAAAGATACAAGGATTCAGTTGTGTTGTTTGCTACAGGTATGGGTGACCTAGTTATTTGGTCAGATGGATATGTTAGACTACTTAATTACAGGTATGGTGTGGTAAAGACAATTATGTTTACATTTGAATTTTTCTTTCAAAATATTAATGATTTGGAATTTAGAGATGAGGATTTGTCTTGGCAACCTTACCCCGAAGCCCTTAAACAATATAGTGAGTTGGATTATGATGAGTGCTTCGGCTATACACCGCTATTAGGTTTAGGTGGAGCAGAAAAAGTAGAGAATCTAAAAAAAGTCAAACTGAAGGAACATATTCTTATTATTACTGAATTTATGGGACCAGTTCAGTAA
- a CDS encoding polymorphic toxin type 15 domain-containing protein yields MRTSTVANVTKQAYQSVKTAPASWTQSLHKTYTSILDSLDSTMPRLMPERALAGPALAQQTVRETLQNVKQQAMQMITPIYNPKVKRYQDPETGRFVANPNVERVEKPVGVEKKGKEVELVRNVESVQGVSRGTGNVKHLDDVPRIKEVEVNFKRNDKHDSEEFARQLKDQEKGMNELTVDEYLKNREKYIEQGRAIEGNAAQQAAREEAYVQKINELQREGLTLSKAKKQAKEWLDTQAALHNPDQIAGGKAEVIGGLGDKRINSSIGSQWRYRIDIVDEQIKELAKSMTPEQLKNTYLNVKLTH; encoded by the coding sequence TTGCGCACAAGCACCGTTGCCAACGTAACCAAACAAGCGTACCAAAGCGTCAAAACCGCGCCCGCATCGTGGACACAGTCATTACATAAAACGTATACGAGTATTTTAGACAGTTTAGACAGCACCATGCCAAGGCTCATGCCTGAACGAGCCCTAGCAGGTCCAGCGCTTGCCCAGCAGACGGTAAGGGAAACCTTGCAGAACGTGAAGCAGCAAGCGATGCAGATGATCACACCCATCTACAATCCAAAAGTCAAGCGATACCAAGACCCAGAAACAGGGAGATTTGTGGCGAATCCGAATGTGGAGCGTGTGGAGAAACCCGTTGGAGTGGAGAAGAAGGGTAAAGAGGTTGAGCTGGTTCGGAATGTTGAGAGTGTTCAGGGTGTTTCTAGGGGTACGGGTAATGTAAAGCATTTAGATGATGTACCAAGAATAAAAGAAGTTGAAGTTAATTTTAAAAGAAATGATAAACATGACTCCGAAGAGTTTGCAAGACAATTGAAAGACCAAGAAAAAGGTATGAATGAACTAACAGTTGATGAGTATTTAAAAAATCGTGAGAAGTATATTGAACAAGGGCGTGCAATTGAAGGTAACGCTGCACAACAAGCTGCTAGGGAAGAAGCTTATGTACAAAAGATAAATGAACTACAAAGAGAAGGATTAACGTTATCGAAAGCTAAGAAACAAGCTAAGGAGTGGTTAGATACTCAAGCTGCACTTCACAACCCAGACCAGATAGCAGGAGGAAAGGCAGAAGTAATAGGAGGTTTGGGAGATAAGAGAATAAATTCATCAATAGGTAGTCAATGGCGATATAGGATTGATATTGTTGATGAACAAATCAAGGAATTAGCAAAAAGTATGACACCAGAACAACTAAAAAATACTTATTTGAATGTGAAATTAACACATTAG
- a CDS encoding antitoxin YezG family protein: MSFENELNELYKQIAQQVNDLIPIEWSDFYFNGEVKDKEGGVFFFFTPIDSNEPVYSHDIPDIYPIDESVHDEEMHKLFELTVKLQQVFIDNDQEPWFSVTLLLNSFGKLNVHFDYSNWHDSEFGPAARIEYFEYKYVSQNKEQLDLDLIERMKKFEEK, from the coding sequence ATGAGTTTTGAAAATGAACTAAATGAATTATATAAACAGATAGCTCAGCAAGTTAACGATTTAATTCCAATTGAATGGAGCGACTTTTATTTCAATGGAGAAGTGAAGGATAAAGAAGGGGGGGTATTCTTCTTTTTTACCCCTATTGACAGTAATGAACCAGTTTATTCTCATGATATCCCAGATATTTATCCTATAGATGAGAGTGTCCATGATGAAGAGATGCATAAATTGTTTGAACTAACAGTTAAACTGCAACAGGTTTTTATTGATAATGACCAAGAACCTTGGTTTTCAGTGACATTATTACTTAATTCATTTGGAAAACTAAATGTACATTTTGATTACTCAAATTGGCATGATAGCGAATTTGGTCCGGCAGCTAGAATTGAGTATTTTGAATATAAATATGTAAGTCAAAATAAAGAACAGCTAGATTTAGATTTAATAGAGAGAATGAAGAAATTTGAAGAAAAGTAA